A stretch of the Streptomyces ortus genome encodes the following:
- a CDS encoding gluconeogenesis factor YvcK family protein yields the protein MTRRSLRLDRLRRGGIDGRAVDGPGGRPADARGARPAKPAEARGAKPRRRGAQPKVVALGGGMGLSASLAALRRITGDLTAVVTVADDGGSSGRLRDELGVLPPGDLRKALAALCGDDEWGQTWARVIQHRFQSQGELHEHAVGNLLIVALWEQLGDHVQALDLVGRLLGAHGRVLPMSAVPLELQALVKGHDPDRPEDVDTVRGQATVALTPGEVQSVHLVPHDPPAVPEAVAAVLDADWVVLGPGSWFSSVIPHLLVPELLDALTETKARRVLPLNLAPQPGETEGFSPQRHLEVLGRHAPKLALDVVLADEAAVPDREILADAAKRFGAAVELAPVARTDGTPRHDPELLAAAYDRIFRMHGRIGPWR from the coding sequence ATGACACGACGTTCTCTGCGGCTGGACCGGCTGCGGCGGGGCGGTATCGACGGGCGCGCTGTCGACGGGCCCGGCGGCAGGCCCGCCGACGCCCGCGGTGCCAGGCCCGCCAAGCCCGCCGAGGCCCGTGGTGCCAAGCCGCGCCGCCGCGGCGCCCAGCCCAAGGTCGTGGCGCTGGGCGGGGGCATGGGCCTGTCCGCCTCGCTCGCCGCCCTGCGCCGCATCACCGGCGACCTCACCGCCGTCGTCACGGTCGCGGACGACGGCGGCTCCAGCGGCCGGCTCCGTGACGAACTGGGTGTGCTGCCGCCCGGTGACCTGCGCAAGGCGCTGGCCGCGCTGTGCGGCGACGACGAATGGGGCCAGACCTGGGCCCGGGTCATCCAGCACCGCTTCCAGTCCCAGGGCGAACTGCACGAGCACGCGGTCGGCAATCTGCTGATCGTCGCCCTGTGGGAGCAGCTGGGCGACCACGTCCAGGCGCTCGACCTGGTCGGCAGGCTGCTGGGCGCGCACGGCAGGGTGCTGCCCATGTCCGCTGTACCGCTGGAGCTCCAGGCGCTGGTCAAGGGCCACGACCCGGACCGGCCCGAGGACGTCGACACCGTGCGGGGGCAGGCGACCGTGGCGCTCACCCCCGGCGAGGTGCAGTCCGTGCACCTCGTGCCGCACGACCCGCCGGCGGTCCCCGAGGCCGTCGCCGCGGTCCTCGACGCGGACTGGGTGGTGCTCGGTCCCGGCTCCTGGTTCTCCTCGGTGATCCCGCATCTGCTCGTGCCCGAGCTGCTCGACGCCCTCACCGAGACGAAGGCGCGCCGGGTCCTTCCGCTGAACCTCGCTCCGCAGCCCGGAGAAACAGAAGGCTTCTCACCGCAGCGTCATTTGGAGGTTTTGGGACGACACGCCCCTAAACTCGCCCTGGACGTGGTGTTGGCCGACGAGGCCGCCGTGCCCGACCGCGAGATACTCGCCGACGCCGCCAAGCGGTTCGGCGCGGCGGTCGAGCTGGCGCCCGTGGCCAGGACCGACGGGACTCCGAGGCATGATCCGGAGCTGTTGGCCGCCGCGTACGACCGTATTTTTCGGATGCATGGAAGGATCGGCCCATGGCGATGA
- the rapZ gene encoding RNase adapter RapZ yields MTGYEQEEPVAPHTTDAGTDVPHTAGTEASHKEAREDRPQRTAAAGGAGPAEQEDGAEVNTGTTIEKAGVPEAAIPELVIISGMSGAGRSTAAKCLEDLGWFVVDNLPPALIPTMVELGARSQGNVARIAVVVDVRGRRFFDNLRESLADLETKHVTRRIVFLESSDDALVRRFEGVRRPHPLQGDGRIVDGIAAERELLRELRGDADLVIDTSSLNVHELRAKMDAQFAGEEEPELRATVMSFGFKYGLPVDADLVVDMRFLPNPHWVPELRQYTGLNEEVAAYVFNQPGAKEFLDRYAELLQLIQTGYRREGKRYVTIAVGCTGGKHRSVAMSEKLAARLVSEGVETVVVHRDMGRE; encoded by the coding sequence ATGACCGGGTACGAGCAGGAAGAACCGGTGGCGCCGCACACGACGGACGCCGGAACCGACGTACCGCACACAGCCGGGACCGAGGCCTCGCACAAGGAAGCACGCGAAGATCGGCCGCAGCGGACCGCGGCGGCCGGCGGGGCCGGTCCTGCGGAACAGGAAGACGGAGCGGAAGTGAACACGGGCACGACCATCGAGAAGGCAGGCGTCCCCGAGGCGGCCATCCCGGAGCTGGTGATCATCTCCGGGATGTCGGGCGCGGGCCGGTCCACCGCCGCCAAGTGTCTGGAGGACCTGGGCTGGTTCGTCGTCGACAACCTGCCGCCCGCGCTGATCCCCACCATGGTGGAGCTCGGTGCCCGCTCGCAGGGGAACGTGGCACGCATCGCGGTCGTCGTCGACGTCCGGGGCCGCCGCTTCTTCGACAACCTGCGCGAGTCCCTCGCCGACCTGGAGACCAAGCACGTCACCCGGCGCATCGTCTTCCTGGAGTCCTCGGACGACGCCCTGGTGCGCCGCTTCGAGGGAGTGCGCCGGCCGCACCCGCTGCAGGGCGACGGCCGCATCGTCGACGGCATCGCCGCCGAGCGCGAACTGCTGCGCGAGCTGCGCGGCGACGCCGACCTGGTGATCGACACCTCCAGCCTGAACGTGCACGAGCTGCGCGCCAAGATGGACGCCCAGTTCGCCGGGGAGGAGGAGCCCGAGCTGCGGGCCACCGTCATGTCCTTCGGCTTCAAGTACGGCCTGCCGGTCGACGCCGACCTGGTCGTGGACATGCGGTTCCTGCCCAACCCGCACTGGGTTCCGGAGCTGCGCCAGTACACGGGCCTCAACGAGGAGGTCGCCGCGTACGTGTTCAATCAGCCCGGCGCCAAGGAGTTCCTGGACCGGTACGCCGAACTGCTGCAGCTCATCCAGACGGGCTACCGCCGTGAGGGCAAGCGGTACGTGACCATCGCGGTCGGCTGCACCGGCGGCAAGCACCGCTCCGTCGCCATGTCGGAGAAGCTCGCTGCCCGCCTGGTGTCCGAGGGAGTGGAGACGGTCGTCGTCCACCGGGACATGGGCCGCGAATGA
- the uvrC gene encoding excinuclease ABC subunit UvrC, protein MADPSSYRPKPGQIPDSPGVYRFRDEHRRVIYVGKAKSLRQRLASYFQDLSNLHPRTRTMVTTAASVEWTVVSTEVEALQLEYSWIKEYGPRFNVKYRDDKSYPYLAVTMNERFPRVQVMRGQKKKGVRYFGPYGHAWAIRDTVDLLLRVFPVRTCSAGVFKNAERTGRPCLLGYIGKCSAPCVGRVSPEEHRELAEEFCDFMAGRTGTYIRRLERQMTDAAEAMEYERAGRLRDDIGALKKAMEKSAVVLADATDADLIALAEDELEAAVQIFHVRGGRVRGQRGWVTDKVEAVTTGDLVEHALQQLYGEESGDSVPKEVLVPALPDPLEPVQQWLTERRGSNVSLRIPQRGDKKALMETVERNALHSLALHKTKRASDLTTRSRALEEIAEALGLDSAPLRVECYDISHLQGDDVVASMVVFEDGLSRKSEYRRFQIKSFEGQDDVRSMHEVITRRFRRYLGEKEKTGEWADGEAGLTEEDGRPKRFAYPPQLVVVDGGKPQVAAAQRALDELGIDDIAVCGLAKRLEEVWLPGDDDPVVLPRTSEGLYLLQRVRDEAHRFAITYQRAKRARRFRASPLDDVPGLGETRKQALIKHFGSVKKLRSATIDQICEVPGIGRKTAESIAVAFAQAAPVAPAVNTATGEIMEDEDHVEDAAPETTAGVAEEPVSAGASDERRGQER, encoded by the coding sequence ATGGCCGACCCCTCCAGCTACCGCCCCAAGCCGGGACAGATCCCCGACTCGCCAGGGGTCTACAGATTCCGCGACGAACACCGCCGGGTGATCTACGTCGGGAAGGCGAAGAGCCTGCGCCAGCGCCTGGCCAGCTACTTCCAGGACCTCTCGAACCTCCACCCGCGTACGCGCACGATGGTCACCACGGCCGCGTCGGTGGAGTGGACGGTGGTGTCCACGGAGGTCGAGGCGCTCCAGCTGGAGTACTCCTGGATCAAGGAGTACGGCCCGCGGTTCAACGTCAAATACCGCGACGACAAGAGCTACCCCTACCTCGCGGTCACCATGAACGAGCGGTTTCCGCGCGTGCAGGTGATGCGCGGCCAGAAGAAGAAGGGCGTGCGCTACTTCGGTCCCTACGGGCACGCGTGGGCGATCCGCGACACCGTGGACCTGCTGCTGCGCGTCTTCCCCGTCCGGACGTGCTCCGCGGGCGTGTTCAAGAACGCCGAGCGGACGGGCCGCCCCTGTCTGCTCGGCTACATCGGCAAGTGCTCCGCCCCCTGTGTCGGACGGGTCTCGCCCGAGGAGCACCGCGAACTCGCCGAGGAGTTCTGCGACTTCATGGCCGGCCGCACGGGCACGTACATCCGCCGTCTGGAGCGGCAGATGACGGACGCCGCCGAGGCCATGGAGTACGAGCGCGCCGGCCGGCTGCGCGACGACATCGGGGCCCTGAAGAAGGCCATGGAGAAGAGCGCCGTCGTACTCGCCGACGCGACGGACGCCGATCTGATCGCGTTGGCCGAGGACGAGCTGGAAGCCGCCGTGCAGATCTTCCACGTACGCGGTGGCCGGGTGCGCGGCCAGCGCGGCTGGGTCACCGACAAGGTCGAGGCGGTCACCACGGGAGACCTGGTCGAGCACGCGCTCCAGCAGCTGTACGGGGAGGAGAGCGGCGACTCCGTACCGAAGGAGGTGCTCGTCCCCGCGCTGCCCGACCCCCTGGAACCCGTCCAGCAGTGGCTCACCGAGCGGCGCGGGTCGAACGTGTCGCTGCGGATCCCGCAGCGCGGCGACAAGAAGGCCCTCATGGAGACGGTCGAGCGCAACGCCCTCCACTCGCTCGCCCTGCACAAGACCAAGCGCGCCTCCGACCTGACGACCCGCTCCCGCGCGCTGGAGGAGATCGCCGAGGCCCTCGGCCTGGACAGCGCGCCCCTGCGGGTCGAGTGCTACGACATCTCGCACCTCCAGGGCGACGACGTCGTGGCGTCGATGGTCGTCTTCGAGGACGGGCTGAGCCGCAAGAGCGAGTACCGCCGCTTCCAGATCAAAAGCTTCGAGGGCCAGGACGACGTCCGCTCCATGCACGAGGTGATCACCCGCCGCTTCCGGCGGTACCTCGGCGAGAAGGAGAAGACCGGCGAGTGGGCCGACGGCGAGGCGGGTCTCACCGAGGAGGACGGGCGGCCCAAGCGTTTCGCGTACCCGCCGCAGCTGGTCGTCGTCGACGGCGGCAAGCCCCAGGTCGCGGCGGCCCAGCGGGCCCTGGACGAGCTGGGCATCGACGACATCGCCGTCTGCGGCCTCGCCAAGCGCCTCGAAGAGGTCTGGCTGCCCGGCGACGACGACCCGGTGGTACTGCCACGTACCAGTGAAGGGCTCTATCTTCTTCAGCGTGTGCGCGACGAGGCGCACCGCTTCGCGATCACCTATCAGCGCGCCAAGCGGGCCCGGCGCTTCAGGGCGAGCCCGCTCGACGACGTGCCGGGCCTGGGTGAGACTCGCAAGCAGGCATTGATCAAGCATTTCGGTTCGGTGAAAAAGCTGCGATCCGCGACGATCGACCAGATCTGCGAGGTTCCCGGCATAGGCCGTAAGACGGCGGAATCGATCGCCGTGGCCTTCGCCCAGGCGGCTCCGGTGGCTCCCGCCGTGAACACCGCGACCGGAGAGATCATGGAAGACGAGGATCACGTGGAGGACGCGGCACCCGAAACGACGGCGGGTGTCGCAGAGGAGCCCGTGTCCGCGGGCGCCTCGGACGAGCGACGGGGGCAGGAAAGATGA
- a CDS encoding LacI family DNA-binding transcriptional regulator: protein MATMVDVARHAGVSVATVSHVLNDTRPVLPHTRQAVLDAIETLGYTPNGLARSLVTARTRSIGLAVSAISNPYFTEILQGVEASALEHGYSLLIADPHDDPVHERKVVQLLHERRVDGMIVAPSADPRELLGYLGRHGVPTVFLDRLVDDVAAPGFTFDQVSAENTEPVTRLVTHLAERGHRRIGLVAGLAGLSTTSERITGYRLGLAHAGLAHEERLVIPGNSEAAGAERATDALLSLPAPPTALITANNAMTIGALRAVRARGLSVPGDLALCCFDDFSWADLFSPRLTTISQPSKEIGARAVRLLLERLDSPGRPARTVRLPSTFVHRTSCGCPEKGTDS from the coding sequence ATGGCGACGATGGTCGATGTGGCCCGGCACGCGGGCGTCTCCGTCGCGACGGTCTCGCACGTGCTCAACGACACGCGCCCGGTGCTGCCGCACACGCGCCAGGCCGTCCTCGACGCCATCGAGACACTCGGCTACACCCCGAACGGCCTGGCCCGATCCCTGGTCACCGCGCGCACCCGGTCCATCGGGCTCGCGGTGTCGGCGATCAGCAACCCCTACTTCACGGAGATCCTCCAGGGTGTGGAGGCGAGCGCCCTGGAGCACGGCTACAGCCTGTTGATCGCGGATCCGCACGACGACCCGGTCCATGAGCGCAAGGTGGTCCAGCTCCTGCACGAGCGACGCGTGGACGGCATGATCGTCGCGCCCTCCGCGGACCCTCGGGAGCTGCTCGGCTACCTCGGTCGGCACGGCGTACCGACGGTGTTCCTCGACCGGCTGGTCGACGACGTCGCGGCGCCCGGTTTCACGTTCGACCAGGTGTCCGCGGAGAACACCGAGCCCGTCACCCGCCTGGTCACCCACCTCGCCGAACGGGGCCACCGGAGGATCGGCCTGGTGGCGGGCCTCGCGGGCCTCAGCACGACGAGCGAACGGATCACCGGCTACCGGCTCGGTCTGGCGCACGCGGGACTCGCCCACGAGGAGCGGCTCGTGATCCCCGGCAACTCGGAGGCGGCCGGCGCCGAGCGGGCGACCGATGCCCTGCTGTCCCTGCCCGCACCGCCGACGGCGCTGATCACCGCCAACAACGCGATGACCATCGGTGCGCTGCGGGCAGTCCGGGCGCGAGGTCTGTCGGTGCCCGGCGATCTGGCCCTGTGCTGCTTCGACGACTTCTCCTGGGCGGACCTCTTCTCGCCCCGGCTCACCACGATCTCCCAGCCCAGCAAGGAGATCGGGGCCCGGGCCGTGCGGCTGCTGCTGGAACGGCTGGACTCCCCCGGCCGCCCCGCCCGTACGGTCCGGCTGCCCTCCACCTTCGTCCACCGCACCTCCTGCGGTTGCCCCGAGAAAGGAACCGACTCGTGA
- a CDS encoding carbohydrate kinase family protein produces MIVVAGEALIDLVPSEPGALAALAPRRGGGPYNTAVALGRLGSRAAFCSRISTDAFGAALADGLREAGVDVSSVQRGAEPTTLAVASIAADGSAGYSFYVEGTADRLFSAPDRLPEGARVVSFGTCSLVLEPGASAYEELMRTASAQGVFTTLDPNIRAGLIPDPDAYRARFKSWLPSVSLLKLSEEDARWLGGTPREWLASGPSAVVITRGGDGLTAFTRDGGEYSVPGEPVDVVDTIGAGDTVNAALLHGLAARDALSEVGPVGLGADGWGELLRFAARAAAITCSRAGAEPPYAHELDAF; encoded by the coding sequence GTGATCGTCGTCGCCGGTGAGGCCCTGATCGACCTGGTGCCCAGTGAGCCGGGCGCGCTCGCCGCACTCGCTCCGCGGCGCGGCGGCGGCCCGTACAACACGGCGGTCGCGCTGGGCCGGCTCGGCTCCCGCGCTGCCTTCTGTTCCCGGATCTCGACCGACGCCTTCGGTGCGGCACTGGCCGACGGACTGCGCGAGGCGGGCGTCGACGTGTCGTCGGTGCAGCGGGGCGCCGAGCCCACGACCCTGGCCGTGGCGTCCATCGCCGCGGACGGCTCAGCCGGGTACTCCTTCTATGTCGAGGGCACCGCGGACCGGTTGTTCTCGGCGCCCGACCGACTTCCCGAGGGGGCGCGGGTAGTGTCCTTCGGTACCTGTTCGCTCGTCCTGGAACCAGGTGCGAGCGCGTACGAGGAGCTGATGCGGACCGCGTCCGCCCAAGGGGTGTTCACCACGCTGGATCCCAACATCCGCGCGGGACTCATCCCCGATCCGGACGCCTATCGGGCCCGGTTCAAGAGCTGGCTGCCCTCGGTGTCCCTGCTCAAGCTGTCCGAGGAGGACGCCCGCTGGCTGGGCGGCACACCGCGCGAATGGCTGGCCTCCGGCCCCTCGGCCGTCGTGATCACGCGGGGCGGCGACGGGCTGACCGCCTTCACCCGCGACGGCGGGGAGTACTCCGTGCCGGGCGAACCGGTCGACGTGGTGGACACGATCGGCGCGGGCGACACGGTGAACGCGGCGCTGCTGCACGGCCTCGCCGCCCGCGACGCGCTCTCCGAGGTGGGGCCGGTGGGTCTGGGGGCCGACGGCTGGGGCGAGTTGCTGCGGTTCGCCGCCCGGGCCGCGGCGATCACCTGTTCGCGCGCGGGCGCGGAACCGCCGTACGCACATGAACTGGACGCCTTCTGA
- the uvrA gene encoding excinuclease ABC subunit UvrA encodes MADRLIVRGAREHNLKNVSLDLPRDSLIVFTGLSGSGKSSLAFDTIFAEGQRRYVESLSSYARQFLGQMDKPDVDFIEGLSPAVSIDQKSTSRNPRSTVGTITEVYDYLRLLFARIGKPHCPECGRPISRQSPQAIVDKVLELPQGSRFQVLSPLVRERKGEFVDLFADLQTKGYSRARVDGETIQLTEPPTLKKQEKHTIEVVVDRLTVKEGAKRRLTDSVETALGLSGGMVVLDFVDLPADDPERERMYSEHLYCAYDDLSFEEMEPRSFSFNSPFGACPECSGIGTRMEVDAELIVPDQDKSLDEGAIHPWSHGHTKDYFARLIGALADALGFRTDIPFAGLPQRAKKALLYGHKTQIEVRYRNRYGRERVYTTPFEGAVPFVKRRHSEAESDTSRERFEGYMREVPCPTCEGTRLKPVVLAVTVMEKSIAEVSAMSISDCADFLGKLRLDARDKKIAERVLKEVNERLRFLVDVGLDYLSLNRAAGTLSGGEAQRIRLATQIGSGLVGVLYVLDEPSIGLHQRDNHRLIETLVRLRDMGNTLIVVEHDEDTIKVADWIVDIGPGAGEHGGHVVHSGSLKELLANEESQTGQYLSGKKAIPLPDVRRPRDPSRQLTVHGARENNLRDIDVSFPLGILTAVTGVSGSGKSTLVNDILYTHLARELNGARSVPGRHTRVEGDDLVDKVVHVDQSPIGRTPRSNPATYTGVFDHVRKLFAETTEAKVRGYLPGRFSFNVKGGRCENCSGDGTIKIEMNFLPDVYVPCEVCHGARYNRETLDVHYKGKSIADVLNMPIEEAMNFFEAVPGISRHLRTLNDVGLGYVRLGQSATTLSGGEAQRVKLASELQKRSTGRTVYVLDEPTTGLHFEDISKLLVVLSGLVEKGNTVIVIEHNLDVIKTADWVVDMGPEGGAGGGIVVAEGTPEEVAGVSTSHTGKFLQEVLGAERVSDASQAKPVRKTATKKKAVAATATTRKTATAKTTTAKSAAVGATAAKGASGTAVKKTAVAKKATPAKKTARARKA; translated from the coding sequence GTGGCCGACCGTCTCATCGTCCGTGGAGCGCGCGAGCACAACCTGAAGAATGTCTCGCTCGACCTTCCGCGCGACTCGCTCATCGTCTTCACGGGCCTGTCGGGGTCGGGCAAGTCCTCGCTGGCCTTCGACACGATCTTCGCCGAGGGACAGCGGCGCTACGTGGAGTCCCTTTCCTCGTACGCCCGGCAGTTCCTCGGCCAGATGGACAAGCCGGACGTGGACTTCATCGAGGGTCTGTCCCCGGCCGTCTCCATCGACCAGAAGTCGACCTCGCGCAACCCGCGCTCGACGGTCGGCACCATCACCGAGGTCTACGACTACCTGCGACTGCTCTTCGCGCGTATCGGCAAGCCGCACTGCCCCGAGTGCGGCCGTCCCATCTCGCGCCAGTCGCCGCAGGCCATCGTCGACAAGGTCCTGGAGCTTCCGCAGGGCAGCCGTTTCCAGGTGCTCTCGCCGCTGGTGCGCGAGCGCAAGGGAGAGTTCGTCGATCTCTTCGCCGACCTCCAGACCAAGGGGTACAGCAGGGCCCGGGTCGACGGCGAGACGATCCAGCTCACCGAGCCGCCCACGCTGAAGAAGCAGGAGAAGCACACCATCGAAGTGGTCGTCGACCGTCTCACGGTCAAGGAGGGCGCCAAGCGCCGCCTGACCGACTCCGTGGAGACCGCGCTCGGCCTCTCCGGCGGCATGGTCGTGCTCGACTTCGTCGACCTCCCGGCCGACGACCCCGAGCGCGAGCGGATGTACTCGGAGCACCTGTACTGCGCGTACGACGACCTGTCCTTCGAGGAGATGGAGCCCCGCTCCTTCTCCTTCAACTCGCCCTTCGGCGCCTGCCCGGAGTGTTCGGGCATCGGCACGCGCATGGAGGTCGACGCCGAGCTGATCGTCCCGGACCAGGACAAGTCGCTCGACGAGGGCGCCATCCACCCCTGGTCGCACGGGCACACCAAGGACTACTTCGCGCGCCTCATCGGAGCCCTCGCGGACGCGCTGGGATTCCGGACCGACATCCCCTTCGCCGGTCTCCCGCAGCGCGCCAAGAAGGCCCTCCTGTACGGGCACAAGACACAGATCGAGGTCCGCTACCGCAACCGGTACGGCAGGGAGCGCGTGTACACCACGCCCTTCGAAGGCGCCGTCCCCTTCGTGAAGCGCCGGCACAGCGAGGCCGAGAGCGACACGAGCCGCGAGCGCTTCGAGGGCTACATGCGCGAGGTGCCCTGCCCCACCTGTGAGGGCACGCGTCTCAAGCCGGTCGTCCTCGCGGTCACGGTCATGGAGAAGTCCATCGCCGAGGTCTCCGCCATGTCCATCAGTGACTGTGCGGACTTCCTGGGCAAGCTGCGGCTCGACGCGCGCGACAAGAAGATCGCCGAGCGCGTCCTGAAGGAGGTCAACGAACGGCTGCGGTTCCTGGTCGACGTCGGCCTGGACTACCTGTCGCTGAACCGCGCCGCGGGCACCCTCTCCGGCGGCGAGGCGCAGCGCATCCGGCTGGCCACCCAGATCGGCTCCGGCCTCGTGGGCGTCCTGTACGTCCTCGACGAGCCCTCCATCGGACTGCACCAGCGGGACAACCACCGCCTCATCGAGACGCTGGTCCGGCTGCGCGACATGGGCAACACGCTCATCGTCGTCGAGCACGACGAGGACACCATCAAGGTCGCCGACTGGATCGTCGACATCGGTCCCGGCGCGGGCGAGCACGGCGGCCATGTCGTGCACAGCGGCTCCCTGAAGGAGCTCCTCGCCAACGAGGAGTCACAGACCGGCCAGTACCTCTCCGGCAAGAAGGCCATCCCGCTGCCCGATGTCCGGCGCCCGCGCGACCCGTCCCGGCAGCTCACGGTGCACGGCGCCCGCGAGAACAACCTCCGGGACATCGACGTGTCGTTCCCGCTGGGCATTCTCACGGCCGTCACGGGTGTCTCCGGCTCCGGCAAGTCGACGCTGGTCAACGACATCCTGTACACGCACCTGGCCCGCGAGCTGAACGGCGCGAGGAGCGTTCCCGGCCGCCACACGCGCGTGGAGGGCGACGACCTCGTCGACAAGGTCGTGCACGTCGACCAGTCGCCGATCGGCCGCACCCCCCGGTCCAACCCGGCGACGTACACCGGTGTCTTCGACCACGTCCGCAAGCTGTTCGCCGAGACCACCGAGGCGAAGGTCCGCGGCTACCTGCCCGGCCGCTTCTCCTTCAACGTCAAGGGCGGCCGCTGCGAGAACTGCTCGGGCGACGGCACGATCAAGATCGAGATGAACTTCCTGCCGGACGTGTACGTCCCGTGCGAGGTCTGCCACGGGGCCCGCTACAACCGGGAGACCCTGGACGTCCACTACAAGGGCAAGTCCATCGCCGACGTCCTGAACATGCCGATCGAGGAAGCGATGAACTTCTTCGAGGCGGTCCCCGGGATCTCCCGCCACCTCAGGACACTCAACGACGTCGGCCTCGGCTACGTCCGGCTCGGCCAGTCCGCGACGACCCTGTCCGGCGGTGAGGCCCAGCGGGTGAAGCTCGCCAGCGAGCTCCAGAAGAGGTCCACCGGACGCACGGTGTACGTCCTCGACGAGCCGACCACAGGGCTGCACTTCGAGGACATCAGCAAGCTGCTCGTCGTGCTGTCCGGCCTGGTCGAGAAGGGCAACACGGTCATCGTCATCGAGCACAACCTCGACGTGATCAAGACTGCCGACTGGGTCGTCGACATGGGCCCCGAGGGCGGGGCGGGCGGTGGCATCGTCGTTGCCGAGGGCACGCCCGAGGAGGTGGCCGGGGTGTCGACCAGCCACACGGGCAAGTTCCTGCAGGAGGTGCTGGGCGCCGAGCGCGTCAGCGACGCCTCACAGGCGAAGCCCGTGCGCAAGACCGCCACCAAGAAGAAGGCCGTGGCGGCCACGGCGACGACGAGGAAGACGGCGACGGCCAAGACCACGACGGCGAAGTCCGCGGCGGTCGGCGCCACCGCGGCCAAGGGCGCCAGCGGCACGGCCGTGAAGAAGACGGCCGTCGCCAAGAAGGCGACCCCGGCGAAGAAGACGGCCCGGGCCCGCAAGGCCTGA
- a CDS encoding maleylpyruvate isomerase family mycothiol-dependent enzyme: MNDHVRDLASVRDATERLLTAVAALDNADVTEPSRLPGWSRGHVLAHLARNADALVNVLEGRPMYSSGEARDAEIERDAPHPLKTHLVDLRDSAARFQETGAAPADWSRTVELRNGVTDAAARVPFRRWIEVELHHVDLGIGYELEDLPAEFREREIAFLADRFAGHPEVPSTRVTDGTRAWSTGRGSEDAEKSPEVTVTGPAPALLGWLAGRRAGSALRTEGGPLPVLPPL, from the coding sequence ATGAATGATCATGTGCGCGACCTGGCGTCTGTACGTGACGCGACCGAACGGCTGCTCACCGCAGTCGCCGCCCTGGACAACGCCGATGTGACCGAACCGTCACGGCTGCCCGGCTGGAGCCGCGGACACGTCCTGGCCCATCTCGCCCGCAACGCGGACGCCCTGGTGAACGTCCTGGAGGGCCGGCCGATGTATTCCTCCGGGGAGGCCCGGGACGCCGAGATCGAACGGGACGCCCCCCACCCCCTCAAGACACACCTGGTCGACCTGCGCGACAGCGCGGCCCGCTTCCAGGAGACCGGGGCCGCGCCCGCCGACTGGTCCCGGACCGTGGAGCTGCGCAACGGGGTCACCGACGCGGCGGCCAGGGTGCCGTTCCGGCGCTGGATCGAGGTGGAGCTGCACCACGTCGACCTGGGCATCGGGTACGAGCTGGAGGACCTGCCGGCGGAGTTCAGGGAGCGGGAGATCGCGTTCCTAGCGGACCGCTTCGCCGGACACCCCGAGGTCCCCTCCACGCGCGTCACGGACGGCACGCGCGCGTGGAGCACGGGGCGCGGCTCCGAAGACGCGGAAAAGTCCCCCGAGGTCACCGTGACCGGTCCCGCCCCGGCCCTGCTCGGCTGGCTCGCGGGACGCCGTGCCGGGTCGGCTCTGCGCACGGAGGGCGGACCGCTTCCCGTACTGCCCCCGCTATAG
- a CDS encoding MBL fold metallo-hydrolase — protein sequence MTYSGAVRVGGPADVHELRDLMISKVAVGPMDNNAYVLRCRATDEQLLIDAANDAGTLLTLIGADGIASVVTTHQHGDHWQALAEVVEATGARTYAGRDDAEGIPVPTDVPVADGDTIRVGHVELTARHLVGHTPGSIALVYDDPHGHPHVFTGDCLFPGGPGRTTNPADFTSLMDGLEEKIFGLPDEAWIYPGHGNDSSLGAERPHIPEWRARGW from the coding sequence ATGACCTACAGCGGAGCGGTGAGGGTCGGCGGCCCTGCGGACGTGCACGAGTTGCGGGACCTGATGATCTCCAAGGTCGCGGTCGGCCCGATGGACAACAACGCCTATGTGCTGCGCTGTCGGGCCACGGACGAGCAGCTGCTGATCGACGCGGCGAACGACGCGGGCACCCTGCTCACCCTGATCGGCGCCGACGGCATCGCCTCCGTCGTGACCACGCATCAGCACGGCGACCACTGGCAGGCCCTCGCCGAGGTCGTGGAGGCCACGGGCGCGCGTACGTACGCGGGACGGGACGACGCCGAGGGCATCCCCGTGCCGACCGACGTACCGGTCGCGGACGGGGACACCATCCGGGTCGGACACGTGGAACTGACCGCCCGCCACCTGGTGGGCCACACGCCCGGCTCGATCGCGCTGGTCTACGACGACCCGCACGGACACCCTCATGTGTTCACGGGGGACTGCCTCTTCCCCGGTGGTCCTGGACGGACAACAAATCCTGCGGACTTCACGTCACTGATGGACGGACTGGAAGAGAAGATCTTCGGCCTCCCGGACGAGGCGTGGATCTATCCCGGACACGGCAACGACTCCTCCCTCGGGGCAGAACGACCTCACATCCCCGAGTGGCGCGCACGCGGCTGGTAG